From the Candidatus Krumholzibacteriia bacterium genome, the window GGCGATCAGGTTGGGCGTTACCTTGCCACTGGTGGACGTGCTCTGCGGGTTCTTGGCGCGGTGCTGGATGAACGCGTAGAGCTGCGGGAAGGTGCCGCCGTTGGGCGTGCCCACGTCGCCGTAGGCGCTCCAGATGATGGACTTGTAACGCGCGATCACACTGAGCGGAATCGATCCCCCCGGAGAGGTAACCAGGACGTCGCGCTGCGGATCGAACCCGGCCACGTTGGACGCCATGTCCAGCCAGAACGCATCGTGCTCGGCGTCGTTGGGCAGCGAACCCTTGCCCAGCGCGTTCTTCCACCCGGCCTGCACGCTCTCGTCCGCCTTGAAGTCATCCACGATGAGCAGGTTGTGCTCCAGGGTGAACTGGACGATGTTCACCTTCACCTCCACCCGGCTGCAGAAACCCGAGTTGTCGATCACCTCGGTGGTAAGGGTGTGCGTTCCAAAGAAGAAGCGGCGCGATGTCGTCTTGGCCTCGCTGGCCACAAACGGGGTGAAGTCGATCTCCCATTGCTCGGGGTCGTTCAGGTCCACGATGTCCCATCCGTACCGGTAGCCGGAGACCGTGCCCCCGTAGTGATCGGCCCGGGCGCTCAGGGCGAACTCGATGGGAATGCCGGCCGGGAGGTCGAGGATGGTGATGGGGCTGCTGCACGAACTGGTGATGACCTGGCCCATGTACGCGTTGCGCACCACGAACAGGGGACCGGTGCTGCGTCGCGACACGCGGACGCGGCGCACGTTGGAGATCTCATCGAGCACCGGGGTAACCGCGCCGGCTTCGTCCTTGGCGCGCACCGCGAACACGTAGGTGCCGAACTCCTGCGGCGGGGTGGTCCAGGTGGTGCCACTGTCGCCGCGCGCCTTGTAGTACACCCACGGCCGCCATTCCTTTGCCCCCGCGACGGAACCCATGTAGTCGATGGTCCTGCTGAAGTCGCCCCCGAACGGAGCGGTGCTGGTAAGCGCGTACTGCACGGACTCCGGTTCCTGCGAGGTCATGCGGTCGTCAATATAGTCCGTGGCCTTCCACTTGAAGGTGGCGATGGGCGGAAAGTCGGCCGGGTTGAGCTGGTTGCGGACCGGAATCAACACCGACACCGACGGGGAAAGCGTGCGCGAGGTGAACGACCGGTATGCCGGCTGCAAAGAACGCTTGCCGAACTCGTCCACCGCACGCACAAAGAAGGTGTGGGAGCGGGTAAAGACCGTTACCTGATCGGTGGTATTGGTGTCGGCCAGGATGTCGGCCGTGAAGGTGAAGGTGGAGTCGTTGGACAGCACGCGGCTCCAGTCCGCCCCCACCGTGTCGGCGGGGACGAAGACGCCGGTCTCGTTGTCGGTCACGAGGTACTCGTAGTGGGATATCTCGCCGTCCGGATCCCAGCCACCCCAGTATAGATGGACGGTGTACTTGCTGGTGGATCCCTCCGGGGGTGCGGCCGAGAGCCACACCTGCGGCGGCTGGTTCTCCAGCAGGTCGCCTTCGAGGTTCTGCGATGCGCACGCCGGCAGCAGGATCAGTGCTGCCAGGAAGAACACATGGTACCGGTTCACGTCCTCACTCCATCGTGTCGCGTCGTTGCCGTGTGTAGTCGGGCGCCCACCGGCATGTATACGCTTGTTTACTGTCTGGTTTCGCCCGTTGTGAGGTGTACGGCGAAACCTGCGCCCCTGTTCCATTCCCGTGCGCGAAGGAAAGTTAATAGTGCGATGCAAAAAAGGAAAGCCGCAGACGTTTGAATGCATCCGCGGCTTTCTGTGCCGAGTCGTTGCGGGTGGTGGTTACTTGAGGAGAACCATCTTGCGCGTCCGGGCGACGCCGCCCGTAACGAGCTTGTAGAAATACACGCCGCTCGCAACGCGCGCGCCGCTCTGGGCGCGTCCGTCCCAGGTGACGGTGTGCGCGCCGGCCTCGCGCGTCTCGTCCAGCAGTGTACGCACGAGGCGGCCGGCCACGTCGTAGACCGCCAGCGTCGTCGCCCCGCGTTGCGCCAGCGAAAACGCAATGCTGGTCTGCGGGTTGAAAGGGTTGGGGACGTTCGCATCCAGGCGCGTGACCCGGGGAGCACCGCTGGCCGGCGTGGGAGCGCCCACCGCTCCGAACTGGCTGAGGATGTCGTAGAGCAGGTCCGCCCGGTCGGAGACCCCGTCGTTGTCGTCGTCGCGCACGTAGATGAAGCTGAAGCCGCTCATCGTCACGCGGGCATTGCCCACGATATTGCGCAGCAGGGCGCCGTTGGCCGACGCGGCGGTGCCGGCACCATAGGTAATTTCGTTCACGGTGGTGCCCTGGGGCGCCATCACGTCGAAGTCGTTCAGGAGCGGACAGCTACCGTGGATGACGAATGTGGGGTCGCTGGCGCCGCCGCCACCCCACGCGCCCGCCACCGCGCTTCCCACGGGCGAGATGCCATAGGACGGCCAGTGGTTGCCGGTGGTGAGGTTGAAGGGCAGGTAAGTGCCACGGAACGTCATCGCATCGCCACCGCTGTAGCCGGAAAGCTGCGATGGGACATCGTCGCCGCACAGGTACATCCCGCCGTTGGGCGTTAGATTGGCGAGGAACAAATTGATCAACCGGTAGTCGTTGGTCTTCTCCGGGAAACCGCTTCCGTCGCCGAGTGTGGTCGGGAGATCACCGCAATCCCACAGGATGATCCGGTAGGAGGGAACCAGCTGGGAAATGTCTCTCACGCGCCCGGCCGGCCGGTTGGATACCTGCGAGGTGGGCCCGCGGATGTCGTAGCGGTCGATCTGCCGGCCGATGTGCATGGCGGCGAACGCGGTCTCCCAGTAGGGTTGCGCGCCGCGGCCGTCCATTCCGTCCACGTAGAGGATGTCGCCGCCGTTCGCCACCCCGCCGGCGGGGAGAATGGTGAACTCGGAGGGGTCCGCCGCCGCCTGGTTGCGGTCATCGCTGGCGAGCGCCAGGTTGGAGCCGAACGCCACCGTCTCCTGGCCGATGGCATTCTTTGCCGAGTAGAAGAAGAATATCGTGTCGCCGGACTCGAAGAGGTTGTCGTTGAGATCGACGCAGTAGCGGTCGGGCGCCGGGTCACCATTCACGCGGCAGGAGTCCAGGCGCACGCATGTCCATGGCGTCCCCTTGCCGTCCGTCCATGAACCCACCACCGGCCAGCGCGTGCTGTTCTGCGTGAGGCCCGCGCCGACCTTGGCGGATTGCCCCTGCGGAAACACCGAGACGTAGCAGTACACCGCCGGGCCGCCCGCTCCCGCATCGAGCCCCATGCCGTGGGTCAGGTCATACACCGTCACCACCGAGGAGTCGCCGGGGATGATGCTGTTCACGTGGTTGCCGGGCGCGATGTCGTTGGCCATGTCGGCGCGCGCGCGCCCGGCGCCGGGTCCCACGATCTCCTCGAAAGCATCCTGGAACTGGTCGATGTCGCGAATACTCCACTGCGGGCCGTTGCTGTCCACGCGGTACACCTTGACGTTGTCGTAGAGCGGCGCGTGCGAGTGGCACTGGCCCGAGCCAAAGGTGCCGCACCACACCCGGCACATGTCGACCGCACCCAGTGAGACCTGCATCTCGGTGGCGGTGCCGGTATTGACGAAGGGCGCAATGAACTCAATCTGACGCGTCCACCCGCTCGGGTAATAGAAATACACAATGGGATCGATCCAGGGCCGCGGACATCCCTCCACGATGGGACGCACCGACCAGGTGGGAAACACCAGCGCCTCACCGGGGAAGTCGTTGTACTGCAGGTATTCGAGGATCAGCGTACTGCCGGATTGAGACAGATCGATGGGCGGCGACCAGATCTCGTTGTGGAAGTACTGACCGGCCGCGTTGACATAGGGAATGGTCTTCTGCGACGGGAACCCCGCGCAACTGTAGTCGGACGTGGACCCCACGAAGAACGCCCACATGCAGCTCACGTCGAGCGTGCAGCCGTCGCCCTGGTTCTGCAGGACGCCGGCGCCACTTACCAGGCTGGCGAACAGCCCGTAGGCGGAATTGCAGGAGATCCAGTCATCGGACGATGTGGCGCCCACCGCCTCGTCCTCGAAGTCCTCCAGTGCGAGGCCCTCAACGTCCAGGCTGTCGATGTGCACGGCACCCTCGGTGTCCCACAGGCCGTCCTCGTCGGACCAGGCGCCGTCCGACCAGAAGCTCAGGCGCACGCGCACACTCGACGCGCCACCCACGTCATAGGCCTGGTTGATGGACAGGCTCTCAGTGCCGTCCCACACCTGGATGCCGCCATCCAGGTGCACCCACCCCGCGTCGTTGTTGCAGTCGGTGGTGTAGTGGAGGAGCACCGCGTCGTAGGACGGCTCGGTGTCGAGGCGCATCTGGAAGGACACATCGAGATCGCCGCTCACGGGGATGCACGTCTTCGTGCACCAGGCCTGGACCCAGTTGTTTCCGTAGCCGGGGAGCGTCTGGTACGAGCAGAGTGGCCCCGTCGACGCGGGACGCGCACCGCACCACAGCGACTTGCTGCCGGCAAGCGGCCCGAAAAACAGCCCCGCATAGTCGTCCACGTGGAAGTACTCGCCGGTCTGGGCGGTCATGTCGACGGCGGTCCAGCCCTGCGAGGTACATCCGCCCGGACCGTCGAAGGTGGCGGTATACAGGTAGGTGGTGGACGCCGCTGCGGGCCGGAAGGGCGGCAGATCGGGTGAACGGTCGCTGGTGTAGGGTGCCAGCGGTGGAGCGCTGGATCGGGTTGGAAGGGGTGGTGGAGACG encodes:
- a CDS encoding T9SS type A sorting domain-containing protein, which codes for MKKTAWLLVAALLLPAAALARRPSPPPLPTRSSAPPLAPYTSDRSPDLPPFRPAAASTTYLYTATFDGPGGCTSQGWTAVDMTAQTGEYFHVDDYAGLFFGPLAGSKSLWCGARPASTGPLCSYQTLPGYGNNWVQAWCTKTCIPVSGDLDVSFQMRLDTEPSYDAVLLHYTTDCNNDAGWVHLDGGIQVWDGTESLSINQAYDVGGASSVRVRLSFWSDGAWSDEDGLWDTEGAVHIDSLDVEGLALEDFEDEAVGATSSDDWISCNSAYGLFASLVSGAGVLQNQGDGCTLDVSCMWAFFVGSTSDYSCAGFPSQKTIPYVNAAGQYFHNEIWSPPIDLSQSGSTLILEYLQYNDFPGEALVFPTWSVRPIVEGCPRPWIDPIVYFYYPSGWTRQIEFIAPFVNTGTATEMQVSLGAVDMCRVWCGTFGSGQCHSHAPLYDNVKVYRVDSNGPQWSIRDIDQFQDAFEEIVGPGAGRARADMANDIAPGNHVNSIIPGDSSVVTVYDLTHGMGLDAGAGGPAVYCYVSVFPQGQSAKVGAGLTQNSTRWPVVGSWTDGKGTPWTCVRLDSCRVNGDPAPDRYCVDLNDNLFESGDTIFFFYSAKNAIGQETVAFGSNLALASDDRNQAAADPSEFTILPAGGVANGGDILYVDGMDGRGAQPYWETAFAAMHIGRQIDRYDIRGPTSQVSNRPAGRVRDISQLVPSYRIILWDCGDLPTTLGDGSGFPEKTNDYRLINLFLANLTPNGGMYLCGDDVPSQLSGYSGGDAMTFRGTYLPFNLTTGNHWPSYGISPVGSAVAGAWGGGGASDPTFVIHGSCPLLNDFDVMAPQGTTVNEITYGAGTAASANGALLRNIVGNARVTMSGFSFIYVRDDDNDGVSDRADLLYDILSQFGAVGAPTPASGAPRVTRLDANVPNPFNPQTSIAFSLAQRGATTLAVYDVAGRLVRTLLDETREAGAHTVTWDGRAQSGARVASGVYFYKLVTGGVARTRKMVLLK